Proteins from one Synechococcales cyanobacterium T60_A2020_003 genomic window:
- a CDS encoding DUF4346 domain-containing protein translates to MTQTPVAAARLAALDDQLSKRFIALDPDGYFIIYVDHEAGLICAEHYTNTINEKGLAVDPETGGPLCAKGSLKRSPTATFKGRTAKELGIRITEEADPCPLSRLDHALYLGREFVRAEQALIHGTEYIQD, encoded by the coding sequence ATGACTCAAACGCCCGTCGCTGCTGCACGGCTTGCAGCCCTGGATGATCAGCTCTCCAAACGATTCATCGCCCTTGATCCCGATGGCTACTTCATCATCTATGTAGACCACGAAGCGGGGTTAATCTGCGCTGAACATTACACCAACACCATTAATGAAAAGGGACTCGCGGTTGATCCTGAAACGGGTGGACCCCTTTGTGCCAAGGGGAGCTTGAAGCGATCGCCCACGGCCACCTTCAAAGGACGGACAGCAAAGGAACTGGGGATCAGAATTACGGAGGAGGCCGATCCCTGTCCGTTAAGTCGTCTGGATCATGCGCTATACCTGGGACGAGAATTTGTGCGCGCAGAGCAGGCGCTCATTCACGGAACTGAATACATTCAGGATTAA